DNA from Delphinus delphis chromosome 8, mDelDel1.2, whole genome shotgun sequence:
cttaaacataaattaatgaatgaccTGTCAATTCCACTTCAGGGCATATACACAAAAGGTTTGAAAGCAAAGAgtgaaacagatatttgtacacctgtATTCATAGTATTATTGTTCACATTGTCCAAAAGGtgaaagcaacttaagtgtccatgaCAGATGagttgataaagaaaaaaatgtgatatatacacaaagggatattattcagctcaaaaactaaggaaattcagaaacatgctacaacatgtatgGGTCCTAAAGTCATCAGGCTAAGTGGAGTAATCTGGTCACAAAAGGACCAATATTATATTATTCCACTTCTGTAAGGTATCCAGAGAAGTGAAATTCAGAGTCACAAGGTAGAATGTGCTTGACAAGGGTTGAAGacagttagtgtttaatggatgTAGTTTCacttggaaaaaatgaaaaagtatgagAGATGGATGGTGAGGATATTTatacaacaatgtaaatgtaGTTAATGTCATGGaactatatactttaaatggtTTAAGTGGTAAATGTTATGTTCTATAGATTTACTCACCATGGAAAAcataaatgaagtactgatacatgttacaaaatacatgaacattgaaaacatcctaagtgaaagaagccatacaggAAAGGTAACCCAGATCCTACTCATCTTAGGTACTTTGAATCCATCAAGCTTGTGAAAATGAGGGAAAGTCTTAAGAACacatccagaaaaataaaattggatcagaatggaaaaagacattttcatgcTTTGGAGCAGGTGGTGAAAGTGCAAGTGGGCCTGTGGATTCGATTAGAAGGTAAAAACCACAATGATTTCTCATTTGGGGCTTATGTGGGTGTTCCCTGGGAGAATGTCCCTTTTGGGGATAAAATGAACAATGCCAAGAATAAACCTTAAtctaaactaaaaaagaaaaaaatagaaaaagaaaaaaacataatggaaGTTGTCCTTTAAATTGGCATATGTGGTAAATCAGTGATGACAGGCGAATCTGAACTTACAGATAAAGAGTACATGGTACTGCTACTGCaagttttctgtatgtttgaaattactAGAAAGTAAATAACTCTTCAAAACAAATGTGTCAATACCATGCCAGAAAAGTAGAGAAGACATAAAACTTCATTATAGGGGCCAAGCCTTACCCAGATTCAGTTCACTCAGAATGGTTAAGCTGACTGCTCTTGTAGGAATCCACATATTATtaagagatgggaagattatATTAGTAGTCACTATGTCTTGGGTATCGTGAATAACCTGGGATACGATAGAAACAATGGGATTTTTGAATTACAATTTTCCACATCAAACCACCAAAATGTACAAGTAAAacatgaatttagtaaagttgcatacacaaaaatcagttgagtTTCTATATACTATTAAAGAGGTAGAAGtatcagaaagaaaatttaagaaaacaatcccatttaccatggaatcaaaaagaacaaaatatctggGTATAAATTTAACCAATGATGTGAAAGACCTGCACAATGAAAAATGTAAGACActaataaagaaactgaagaagaaacaaaaaaatagaaaaatattctgtgATCAGACATTGGAAGAtgttcatattgttaaaatgttcattcagCCAAAGCAGTGTACACATTCAATTCAATCTCTAACACAACTAAAATGACACtttccacagaaacagaacaaacaataCTATCATTTGTGTGGAATGAAAAAGGACTCCAAATAACCAAATCCATCCTAAGAAAGGAGAGCGCAGCTCGAGTCAAcccactccctgacttcaaactacactacaaagctacaggaaccaaaacagtgtggaattggcacaaaaacaggcacatgCACTagaggaacaaaacagaaaacccagaaacaaacccacatgGATGTGGTCAGTTAATTTATGACAATGCTGCCAATGACATACACTGGGGAAAACCCCCTTAATAAATGATGCCAAAGAAACTATATACCACACACCAAGGAAACACACTGAGATCTGtctacaccacacacaaaactaCCTAAAATCCACAATTTTCCACATTAATCCCTTCCTATACTTCCTGCCCTGAAAATGGATCCCCCTCAACAGTTGGCCGCATACAGCAAGCTTCTCCCCACTTTTTCTTCACCTTTCTTCACCTACTCCCATGGCAATGCCTCCCAGCAGGTCCTGAAGACACTGGGCTTCTGTCTGCATGGACGGGGCCCAGTGTTGCCCAGAAGCTGAAGCTCCAGTGTGTCCTGAGGAGACTGACCTCCTGTCAGTATGGACTCAGCCAGGCATTGTCCCAAAGCCAAAGCCCTGGCGAATCCCAGATCCAGTTCAACCAAAGTTGTGATGCTAATTGACCTTGTAGGAGTCCACATGTTATTAAGAGACACCATGAAAAGATTACATTAGGAGCCATCATGTCTTGGGTGTTATGGAAGACCTGGCGTGGGGCCCCGAGGGGCAGTGGGGTCCTTCTGGAGCATGGGACATGAGGCCATgggcagggtcagggtcaggggtcaggggtcaCCCTGCTCTCCTTTTGGCTCTGGGGCAGCTCAATTGTAGTGGAGagaagagactgagccaggagtTCCAGCTCTGCGTGAGACCAGGGCTCCATTCCAGGTGGCAGGGATGGGGCCCtggataaaaaatgtttaattttctctGATGGGGAAAATGTATATGTTGCTTGCAGGAAAGAATGAGCCAAATATTTGTGACCAGCTGGGTAGAATGTGATTGTTTTGAGTGATGGTCAATATATATTTCTAGTCTGACCTCTTCCAGTCGCAGGAGGGGTTACACTTCTTCCTGGCTTCCTTCTGGTTGGGTGAGGTTATTAAACTTGATCAAGCAAAAGAGTTGTGAATAAAAGTAGCACAAATAACTTATGGGCCGGAATATTTAACAGTCAAGGCATGACCATCCAAaggtcatttttctctcttccatgaTGACTAGCAGTGTGTCAGCAGTGACTATTCTGACAGCCTAGATCCTGGAATGTGATCGTGCAGACAAGAGCCATCCTTGCCCTTCCAAGATGGACAGTGTaaaatgagtaagaaataaaactttgccattttaaaccactaaaaattagagtttttatttatGACAGTAAGCATAAATTAACATTTCCTTACTAATACATTTTGACTTAAATTCTCCTCCCATTGTATCCTGGTTGCACAACTTTAACTACTTAAACAAATGTAGTTTATCGTAGTGTTATGATCAAACCAGTGAAAAAATTTCATCTAAGCTTTGTAGCAACAGTTATAGCACAAGAAATATGTTTCCTAGTGTTAGTAAATATGAGGACACAGAAGAGGATCAGCTGAGTGAAATCCAGGAGGGCCAAGCTTTGCCCATAGAGATGATATTAAGATGTTCCTTTGCAAGGCTTCCTTAGATCATCCGCTTTTATTTGCATCTCATTTTATTGTCTCAACTCTTCTCAGCTTGTGATTACCCTATGTCAAGTACTATATACTGGAGAGcaaggatttttaaattattcatttgttACCTGAAGTAgatcatttgaaaagatacactgTAAATTTCAGTataatgtttattttgctttgtggTATTTATATATAAGCCCTGcatgttatttcttttcctattgtCTTACTCAAGTAAGAAGAAATCATTAACTATAGAAAAGATGTGTAGATGCCACTGTATTGGTTCActgttaatttgtgttttctttgttcaaaTCACCATGTCAAATATTAATACTGACATATTAATATGCCCCCAAATATATTCAATTTCCAGGATGTAACATGCCTTCATCCATAAGTGCTGCttattttaataaacagaagaaaaattttcagaTAATCCCACAGTTTCATGCTCTAATATTCTGATGCAATGCAGTTCATGAAAAGCTATAATCTCCAGAATGCACTGTTTCCAATCAATTCATATTCCCAAATGCAATCTTTTGTTTGTGGACACTATACTTACAGTAATATAAGAGACCATTGCTAGTTTCTCCTACATCATACTGTGTTATCTTCTTGAAGctgtagtctttttttaaatgtagaaactTGTGCATAGGAATTCAGAAATAGGGGTGAATCAGAGAACTGACCGTCTCAAATAGCATGCCTTGAGAATAGAAGGACCACTGCTTAGTTTTCTGGTGGGCACTGACCCATTATCTCTGTCCAGATATGGAGGTGAGGAAGAAGTATCTTCTAATGTTCTTCCAGATAGGTAGGGCTGCTACGTTTTATGAGGCAAAGCATGTAACAgataaaattcttttctcaatCCAGTTTTATGACTGACACTGTTGGTTGTTGATACAGTACCCATTTCCCCATTCTTCCTTGCTAAAAGAAACTTGACTgcatgtgcatgcatgcatgtctGATAATGTGCTTATCCCTAGACTAATTATTGGTCACCACtattctgtgctttcactgccaagggcgagGGTGCAAATCCCTGGtagggggaactaagatcccgcaagccatggggcacagccaaaaaaaacaataatttttttaaaaacacttgaaAGTCTCTGGAGTgggccccccaccaccaccactctaTCCCTCTTTTTTGTCTACATGCCATGACTCAAATAATCAGACTGTCTTTCGTGTGGCTAGTGCCTTACAAACAGATTTAACATGCATTCATGCATTTGATCCTCAATTCaaatcaattcaacaaatatttattgtatacttAATAATCTCAAGGCCCTGGGCTAAGTGCTGTGATGAATACAAAGATAGGGAACAGTTTCTGTTTCCATATAGCCCACAAGCTAGTTAAAGTGATAATCATATACATCTATCTCTAAGACAATGGTGACTGTGATAAATGTAATTTGAAATATAAGCTATGTGCTTTCAAAGTGAGAAGAGGAATTAGTGCATTCTCTATGGGGAAAAGTCATTGAGTTATGGCACAAAATGACATGATATCCAGACATTAGCTACATCCTTGTCCTCTTTAGTTACTACTAAAAAAGTGTTTCCATATAAAAGCTATAGTGAACAGTGTGagtaaaataaaagagatgatTTACACTGTGCACCTCTGAATCCAAGTTCtaattgtttctggttttgtgatTTGGCTCAAGTTATATGACCTCCATAAATGTGCTTGTTCATCTGTAACAAGGAGCTAACAAAAGCGAATATTTTAGGGTTCATTGCAAGGTTCAAAATAACAAACATCAAGCTCTTAGTACAGAGTTTGTCTTAcagtggtttggtttttttggtttttttgttgtttttttttgcggtacacgggcctctcactgttgtggcctcttccgttgcagagcgcaggctacggacatgcaggctcagcagccatggctcacgggcccagccgctctgcggcatgtgggatcctcccggaccggggcacgaacccgtgtcccctgcatcggcaggcggactctcaaccactgcgccaccagggaagcccagttttttaaaaattaatattttgtattgCCATTGTTGTTGCTAGCATCATTGTTATCATTTAGTGATACCAAAATAGGAATGAGATTCTGTTCAGCCAAgggcaggacacacacacacacacaaaggattCAAAATGTGAAGTTGGACGCAACAGAAAAGGGATGGGCTCGGCGATCTCGGGCGACTCTCGGGCTACATGAACCGGCCACCACGTCAGCGCCACATCATCTGGGTTTTTTCTATTTGcaaggaaacaggaaaagaagGACGAAGAAGCTCTCCGGAGCGGGCGGGCGGCGGGCCGGTCTGCGGCGCGGGCCTTGCGGCCGGGCGGCGGAGAAGATGCTGCAGTCCCTGGCCGGCAGCTCGTGCGTCCGCCTGGTGGAGCGGCACCGCTCGGCCTGGTGCTTCGGCTTCCTGGTGCTCGGCTACCTGCTCTACCTGGTCTTCGGCGCCGTGGTCTTCTCGTCGGTGGAGCTGCCCTACGAGGACCTGCTGCGCCAGGAGCTGCGCAAGCTGAAGCGGCGCTTCCTGGAGGAGCACGAGTGCCTGTCCGAGCCGCAGCTCGAGCAGTTCCTGGGCCGGGTGCTGGAGGCCAGCAACTATGGCGTGTCGGTGCTCAGCAACGCCTCGGGCAACTGGAACTGGGACTTCACCTCCGCGCTCTTCTTCGCCAGCACCGTGCTCTCCACCACAGAGCTACACTTCATGTTGGGATTACCTTATCTAAAATGTGCAGTAAATACTATGTTATATCTGGAGCAGAAATGACAACAAGGAAGGAAATTAGCTACAAGAAGCAAACTTGTAGAAGCAAACAAGCAAACTCTATCAG
Protein-coding regions in this window:
- the LOC132430228 gene encoding potassium channel subfamily K member 1-like; this encodes MLQSLAGSSCVRLVERHRSAWCFGFLVLGYLLYLVFGAVVFSSVELPYEDLLRQELRKLKRRFLEEHECLSEPQLEQFLGRVLEASNYGVSVLSNASGNWNWDFTSALFFASTVLSTTELHFMLGLPYLKCAVNTMLYLEQK